The following coding sequences lie in one Panicum virgatum strain AP13 chromosome 6N, P.virgatum_v5, whole genome shotgun sequence genomic window:
- the LOC120677896 gene encoding uncharacterized protein LOC120677896, with protein sequence MAPGGSSGPPKFDWRNFAYWKARMESYIEAQSIEAWEVTSKPIGGAPTESQAKWNGRAKNYLFKAISEEVFAHVRSKATAHDIWLELDTIHNGSKKVLEEKYRVLKEKLNDFKMLPNELVEQMYSRLNVLVEDINALEISPLSSSDVIRKILHSLHKPKYNIVTSLLYEKEIDTLKVGDVVGRIRSHEMFLVGEIEPPQAKGNLALKPKGEHKSKKKSKGKAPQSRSSEATDDSSDEEGDEDAKLALLMRKTTKLMSRLNKKGYNFDPNKNKFRTRKPKDALKKICYVCGKYGHLSYNCPQESNKKQEEDNQPRHKDYDKKEYKKKRSFKKKEQIKAFLGEWITDGETSSDDDDDDDDSKNVVAGIAIHEDEPPLPPPPMCHMARGNPKASSDNSCSSDDDSDNDLSPRDLKLLLDEYNDMIKKLKSKLKCLKNVHVELKTSHDELLVRHNEEVETYEKCVVSSKQLREDHDKLLIKNNELVEKHDEVDVLNKSLESCNKKLKLDYANLNSKYQELEFSFDAIDDELKTLKTKNINASTSCENHVEAYKSFTNHDVPSSSKTNHDRKKELEEEL encoded by the coding sequence ATGGCCCCCGGGGGTAGTAGTGGACCTCCCAAGTTCGATTGGCGCAACTTCGCCTATTGGAAGGCTCGGATGGAGAGTTATATTGAGGCTCAATCCATCGAAGCTTGGGAAGTCACTTCTAAGCCGATTGGTGGTGCTCCTACGGAGTCACAAGCTAAGTGGAATGGTAGAGCTAAAAATTATTTGTTTAAGGCCATAAGCGAGGAAGTGTTTGCTCATGTCCGTAGCAAGGCTACCGCTCACGATATATGGCTTGAGCTTGATACGATACATAATGGTTCTAAAAAGGTTCTTGAAGAGAAGTATCGAGTTCTAAAAGAAAAACTCAATGATTTCAAGATGCTTCCTAATGAACTTGTTGAACAAATGTACTCTAGACTTAATGTGCTTGTGGAAGACATTAACGCACTTGAGATTTCTCCTTTGTCTAGCAGCGATGTCATCCGAAAGATCCTCCATTCACTTCACAAGCCAAAATACAACATTGTCACATCTCTCCTCTATGAGAAGGAAATTGATACTCTAAAGGTGGGCGATGTTGTAGGGAGGATCCGGTCACATGAGATGTTTCTCGTGGGAGAAATTGAACCTCCACAAGCCAAAGGTAATCTTGCTCTCAAGCCTAAAGGCGAACACAAGTCAAAGAAGAAGAGCAAGGGCAAGGCACCTCAATCAAGATCAAGTGAAGCTACtgatgactcaagtgatgaagaaggtgatgaAGACGCCAAGCTTGCTCTCCTCATGAGGAAGACCACAAAGCTAatgtcaaggttgaacaagaaggggtacaactttgaccccaatAAAAACAAGTTCCGCACAAGAAAGCCCAAAGATGCCCTCAAGAAGATATGCTATGTTTGTGGCAAATATGGTCATCTTTCATATAATTGCCCTCAAGAATCTAATAAGAAGCAAGAAGAGGACAATCAACCAAGGCACAAGGACTATGACAAGaaagagtacaagaagaagAGATCTTTCAAGAAGAAAGAGCAAATCAAAGCTTTCCTTGGGGAGTGGATCACCGACGGCGAGACCTCaagcgacgatgacgacgatgatgacgactccAAAAATGTCGTTGCGGGGATCGCCATCCATGAAGATgaaccaccactacctccaccacccatgtgccACATGGCTAGAGGTAACCCCAAGGCGAGCTCcgataattcttgctctagtgatgatgatagtgatAATGATTTGTCTCCTAGAGATCTTAAGTTGCTCCTAGATGAATACAATGATATGATCAAGAAGCTAAAATCTAAACTCAAGTGTTTAAAAAATGTGCATGTTGAGCTTAAGACCTCACATGATGAGTTACTTGTTAGACACAATGAGGAAGTAGAGACTTATGAAAAATGTGTTGTATCTAGCAAACAACTTAGAGAGGATCATGATAAGTTACTTATTAAGAACAATGAACTAGTTGAAAAACATGATGAAGTAGATGTGCTCAATAAGTCACTTGAATCGTGCAACAAGAAACTTAAGCTTGACTATGCTAACCTAAACTctaaatatcaagaacttgagttTTCTTTTGATGCTATTGATGATGAGCTCAAAACTCTAAAAACCAAAAACATCAATGCATCAACTTCTTGTGAAAATCATGTGGAGGCTTACAAATCTTTCACTAATCATGATGTTCCTAGTTCTTCCAAGACTAATCATGATAGGAAAAAGGAACTTGAGGAGGAGCTCTAG